The Benincasa hispida cultivar B227 chromosome 9, ASM972705v1, whole genome shotgun sequence genome has a segment encoding these proteins:
- the LOC120086329 gene encoding jacalin-related lectin 3-like isoform X1, protein MGARTRSKDLATVLSLGEHGGIGGDKWDDGVFSSIKQVDIIHDYRYINSIRTEYCDDFGNSIFSDKHGGTSNYGTLNKVVLEYPNEYLVSIHGYMGDEGGYDEHYVIRSLTFESNKRSFGPFGQNYGIPFWFPTSGLVKVVGFHGKAGWFLDSIGIKVVPVHNNTIISSVE, encoded by the exons ATGGGCGCCAGAACTAGATCAAAGGATTTGGCCACCGTATTGTCATTAGGAGAGCACGGCGGCATTGGAGGGGACAAATGGGACGATGGAGTCTTCTCATCTATAAAACAAGTAGATATTATTCATGATTATCGTTACATCAACTCCATTCGCACAGAGTATTGTGATGACTttggaaattcaattttttcagATAAGCACGGTGGAACCTCAAATTATGGAACACTCAATAAG GTCGTTCTTGAGTATCCAAATGAATACCTAGTTTCAATTCATGGATATATGGGAGACGAGGGTGGCTATGATGAACACTATGTAATTCGATCATTGACATTTGAGAGCAACAAAAGGAGTTTTGGACCATTTGGTCAAAACTATGGAATACCATTTTGGTTTCCAACCAGTGGCTTGGTTAAGGTTGTTGGTTTTCATGGTAAAGCTGGTTGGTTTCTTGATTCTATTGGGATTAAAGTTGTTCCAGTTCATAACAATACCATAATCTCAAGTGtggaataa
- the LOC120086329 gene encoding jacalin-related lectin 19-like isoform X2 — protein sequence MGRWSLLIYKTNKHGGTSNYGTLNKVVLEYPNEYLVSIHGYMGDEGGYDEHYVIRSLTFESNKRSFGPFGQNYGIPFWFPTSGLVKVVGFHGKAGWFLDSIGIKVVPVHNNTIISSVE from the exons ATGGGACGATGGAGTCTTCTCATCTATAAAACAA ATAAGCACGGTGGAACCTCAAATTATGGAACACTCAATAAG GTCGTTCTTGAGTATCCAAATGAATACCTAGTTTCAATTCATGGATATATGGGAGACGAGGGTGGCTATGATGAACACTATGTAATTCGATCATTGACATTTGAGAGCAACAAAAGGAGTTTTGGACCATTTGGTCAAAACTATGGAATACCATTTTGGTTTCCAACCAGTGGCTTGGTTAAGGTTGTTGGTTTTCATGGTAAAGCTGGTTGGTTTCTTGATTCTATTGGGATTAAAGTTGTTCCAGTTCATAACAATACCATAATCTCAAGTGtggaataa